Genomic DNA from Sporosarcina sp. ANT_H38:
CGAAAGTCTCCCCAAAACGATCGCTAATGCTTCCAGGTTTAATCGGATCAGCTTTAAGACCAAGAGTTTGGAAGTACTGGACACCGAGATTAACAGGGTAATAAATCAGTAAGATTGAGGCTATGCCTGCAAGAATTAGTCGTTTCATAAGAATCCAGTTTTTCGACAATATAATGAAAATTACACCGAGTACGAATGCTGAGATCCAAGTCCCCCTAGAATAAGTGAGGATGAATACTCCAATGAACAAAACAAGATTTACATTCAGAAACCATTTGTATTTCTCAGTTTTGTAAATTGATTGAAGAAATAGGACAGCAATAATTCCGAAAAGCAGTAACAACGCGAGTGAATTCGGATTCCCAGGCAATCCATAGATTCTAACAAAGTTCGTCGCCGAGAGCGTTTTATATTTCCATACATCGGGCAACAGAAGCTGTCTCATAGACAGTTTTTCGATAATGCCATGAACTGAAACGATTAGGCCTGTCCAAACAGTTACCCACGCAAGCCGTTGGAACCATCCTTCTGGTAACAGCATCCGTGAAACTGTGTAATAAAGCAGATACATAATAATAAATGTCCGTAATTGGAAAATAACAGCTGATGGTAAAACACCTTGAACTAGTCCGCTGACAGCTCCGAACATTAGGAAAGCGAAAAATGCCCATTCAAACCATTTGAATGAAAACAGAGACTTCCAATCTTTTCTACCTGCAATAATTACTTTTGCAAACGCAATGAACGTGATAAGATCCCCGATTAGCTTAAGGCCCGGATTCACTTCTACAAGGAGCGGGCGAATGCTTACATAGATAACCAGGAATAACAAACTTTGCTGCGGCCTAAAAAATGCGAATAACGCAAAAAACAAGGAAGTAACGACAAGTGCAATCGACGATGGAAGAAACAATGCTATGACGATTACTGCCAATGCTGCGAAGAAATACATGATTTCTTTATCTTTTAATTTCTCTATTATAGTTGTCATGATATTTTCCCTTTCTACGACTAAATCGTTTCATATTAATGAACAAAGTCCTCCGTAATTATAGCATCTTATAAGACGTTGTGGCTTATTCTTTAGTTTCATATTTATTACAGTTCCTTCTTATGTAATTTGAACCTATTAATCTATCAAATTTCTGCTACTATTAAGTAAGACTATAGAAGGAGGTTTACACGTGAAAAAATTAATAACTTTCACTTTACTCACACTGCTCATGTTCTCCCCTTTCCTACAGATACAAGCACAGGCAAGTGACATTAAAGGTCACCAGATGGAAAGTGAATTGAATTATTGGATTAAAAAAGGCGTCATTCGAGCAGACGCAAAAGGGAATTATACTCCCAATAAGGCCGTTACGAGAGGCGAATTTGCTTCGTATATCGCACGCGCTCTTAAATTACCAGTTTCCACAAAGTACATATTTAAAGACTTGAAAACAAATTCAGGTCGCACAATTGAAATCCAGAATGCTGCTGGCGCTGGAATCCTTGCGGGTTACCCAGATGGTACATTTAAAGCCGACGACAAGATTACACGTCAGCAAATGGCAGCTATGATGTATAAAGCGATACGTTATATGGACATTCCTGTTAAGAAAAAAACTCTTACATTTAAAGATTCCAAACAGATTTCAGCTAACTTTGTAGATGCAGTCTCAGTTGCGGTCAATTATAACATTATCCGAGGAGATCACCGAAAAAATGGTGTTTATTTCATGCCAAAAGGGAACGCAACGATTGCACACGCTTCAGCATTCCTGTTCAGGTTGTTTGCAACTGCCGAAGAATTGAAGCCAACTAAACCTGTAGATCCTGTGGAACCTGGAATTCCTCCAGTGGACGTTCCAGACGTTGATCCTGAAGTATACAAAGTAAGTAGAAATTCTAACGGTCAACTTCAACAGACAACGGCACTGTATAAAACATATGAAGATGCATTGGCTGCTTACAATGAATCTTCATCCGTTAAAACGATCGAGAAGGATAAAAAAATCATCAAAATGAAAGCAGGTAAAGCTTTCGCTTCGAAGGAAAATAAAACCGCTATCCTTTATAAAGATTCCTCTTTCCTCACTGTTGCGACATCTATTCAAGAAGGCCGTGAAATGAAATATATAGGAAGCAGCCCGAACCACGTTATTCTCGAACTGGGCGGATTGACCTTCTATGCGAAACAAATTGAAGTTGATCTTGTCCCGACTGAACTTGTCACGAAATCTGACTACTATGAAGTTAAACAAGACGGTGTACTGTATCACCACACATATGATAATATCTCTAAAAAAACCCTTGCTGAATACTCAATTGGACCTGCAGCTCCGACCATGAGAATTGGAAAAAGTTATACAAGTCTCGATGGAGTCCAATTTAAAGAAATGAATTCGAATAATACGATTACGCACTACCCATACTTCCAATTCCAATCCGTCCGTCAACCATCTTCATATAGCGGTGCTGAACTTGATTACTTTATCGCTGAGATTTTGAAAGACCGTCAGAGTACGGGGGCTGCCCGTTACAAAGATGCTCCAACCAAATCGAAGTTGCTTGGTCTTGGCAACTATTTGAAAGCGGTTGAAGAAACACATCGTGTCAACGCATTGTTCATTCTTGCCGCAGCCATCCACGAAAGTGATTACGGTATAAGTGAAAATGCAATAAAGAAAAATAATATTTTCGGCATTAGAGTATTTGATTCCAGTCCGGAATCAGGTGCAATGTACAAACATCCTGAAAATAGTGTCGATGCATTTATTAAGGAATACATCAACAAAAATTACGCTAACCCACTAGGTGGATATGCAAATGGAGCAAGTCCAGGCAATAAAGTTGTCGGGTTTAATGTGAGGTACGCTACCGATCCAAACTGGGGGAGTAAAATCGCCGGACATATGTGGCGAATCGATACATTCCTCGGCAAGAAGGATTACAAACAAGCGGATCTCGGCCGCATCATTTATACCGGTCCCGTAGGTGTCAATGTAAGGACAAGCCCTGATGC
This window encodes:
- a CDS encoding O-antigen ligase, which gives rise to MTTIIEKLKDKEIMYFFAALAVIVIALFLPSSIALVVTSLFFALFAFFRPQQSLLFLVIYVSIRPLLVEVNPGLKLIGDLITFIAFAKVIIAGRKDWKSLFSFKWFEWAFFAFLMFGAVSGLVQGVLPSAVIFQLRTFIIMYLLYYTVSRMLLPEGWFQRLAWVTVWTGLIVSVHGIIEKLSMRQLLLPDVWKYKTLSATNFVRIYGLPGNPNSLALLLLFGIIAVLFLQSIYKTEKYKWFLNVNLVLFIGVFILTYSRGTWISAFVLGVIFIILSKNWILMKRLILAGIASILLIYYPVNLGVQYFQTLGLKADPIKPGSISDRFGETFDQSNLALMTESGRFFYIEKGFEVFKDNPVAGAGFGSFGGSATLSYGSPIYKFYGIRSDIYGGKYFYSDNQYIQVIAETGVVGVVLFAAFLLCMLALFWKERKTVFGKFMIAFWFATGVSGFYYNIWELKFYTMFFFIIFGVFASYSNQYVKFKIKDL
- a CDS encoding S-layer homology domain-containing protein, giving the protein MKKLITFTLLTLLMFSPFLQIQAQASDIKGHQMESELNYWIKKGVIRADAKGNYTPNKAVTRGEFASYIARALKLPVSTKYIFKDLKTNSGRTIEIQNAAGAGILAGYPDGTFKADDKITRQQMAAMMYKAIRYMDIPVKKKTLTFKDSKQISANFVDAVSVAVNYNIIRGDHRKNGVYFMPKGNATIAHASAFLFRLFATAEELKPTKPVDPVEPGIPPVDVPDVDPEVYKVSRNSNGQLQQTTALYKTYEDALAAYNESSSVKTIEKDKKIIKMKAGKAFASKENKTAILYKDSSFLTVATSIQEGREMKYIGSSPNHVILELGGLTFYAKQIEVDLVPTELVTKSDYYEVKQDGVLYHHTYDNISKKTLAEYSIGPAAPTMRIGKSYTSLDGVQFKEMNSNNTITHYPYFQFQSVRQPSSYSGAELDYFIAEILKDRQSTGAARYKDAPTKSKLLGLGNYLKAVEETHRVNALFILAAAIHESDYGISENAIKKNNIFGIRVFDSSPESGAMYKHPENSVDAFIKEYINKNYANPLGGYANGASPGNKVVGFNVRYATDPNWGSKIAGHMWRIDTFLGKKDYKQADLGRIIYTGPVGVNVRTSPDALSAKLFSYKPKDPGANAAFGYPVVIVDETVGSDGFKWYKVLADINPPSDFGWIRSDLIERITE